One Firmicutes bacterium CAG:345 genomic window, TTAGGATTGTGGCTAGCAGTAATCATAACACCACCCTGGGCTTTAAAGAATTTAATAGCATAAGAAAGAAGAGGTGTTGGGCGTAAAGAATCAAAAACAATGGTATTGATACCCATGTTGTTTAAAGTCTGAGCGACAATATTAGTAAATTCATCATGCATATGTCTATTATCATGGGCGATGACTACAATAGGTTTTTCCATATATGAATAATGTTTTTTTATAAATAATCCATATCCAATAGTAGCTCTTTTAACAGTTAAAACATTCATTGAGTTTGGGCCTGGAGCAATTATTCCTCTTAATCCAGCAGTTCCAAATTGCATTTCTTGGAAGAAAGCATTCTTTAATGCTGTCTCATCCATTTTCTTTATTTCATTTTTGAGCTCTTGGGGAACTTCATCATTAGTTAACCAAGCTTTAATATTTTCGTTTATATCCATATTAAATTTCTCCTGCGTCTATTATAATGAGTGAGTTTAAAATAAACAATTCTAACAAATTAAAAAAATTAAAAATTCTTGCTATAATATTAATGTAAAAAAGTGAGGTTTTAGAATGAATATTAAAGATTTTCAAATCAAAGATTATAGTGGAGTTCCAGCTGTTGCTTTAGAGACAACGATTATTTCTCATGGCATGCCTTATCCTCAAAATGTTGAAACTGCTTTAGCTGTTGAGGAAGAAATTAGAAAAGCAGGAGCTGTTCCAGTAACTATTGGAATTTTAGATGGAAAAATTCGCGTTGGAATGACAGAAGATGAAATTCGTGAATTCGGTCTTCGTCACGATATAATGAAATGTTCAAGACGTGATTTAGCTTATTGCATAGCTAATAAAAAAAGTGGAGCAACAACTGTTGCTGCAACGATGATGCTAGCAAAATTAGCAGGTATTAAAGTATTTGCAACAGGAGGAATAGGTGGAGTTCATCGTGGTGCTCAAGAAACAATGGATATTTCAGCAGACTTAGATGAATTTGCTAAAACTCCAGTAAATGTTGTTTGTGCCGGACCGAAAGCAATTTTGGATATTCCACTTACTATGGAATATTTGGAAACTAAAGGTATTCCAGTAATGTCTTATAAATCAGAAACTATTCCAATGTTCTTTACTAGAGAGTCTAAATATAAAGCTCCGATGACAGTAAACAGTCCGAAAGAAATAGCAGATATAATAAAAGTTAATGAAACGCTTGGTTTCAATATGGGTTCACTTATCTGTAATCCGATTCCTGAAGAATATTCATTAGATGGAGAATATATAGAAAAAGAAATTGAAAAAGCTATCGAAGAAATGAATAAATTAGGAATAAAAGGAAAAGAAGTCACACCATTTTTACTTTCAAAAATTGTTAAATTAACTGAAGGAAAATCACTTGAAGCTAATATTGCTTTGATAAAAAATAACGCTTATTTAGCTGGCCTTATAGCTAAAGAATTATTATGAAAGCGTTGATTACTGGTGGAACATCAGGAATTGGAAAAGAGATAGCGAATATTCTTGATGAAAAAGGATATGAATTACTAATAGTAGGAAGCAGATCAAATTACGATGTATCGCAATATAAAAAAGCATCATATATTGCCTGTGATTTAGTTTGCCAAAGTGAAATAAAGAAACTGATAGAAATTATCGACAATGATAACTTTGATATATTTATAGATAATGCTGGATTTGGTGACTTTGGTTCTTTTTTAACTACAGATGATGAAAAAGAAATAAAAATGATTGATTTGAATTGTAAAGCAATGCAAATTTTATTAAAAGCGATGCTAAGAAAAATGTATGAGAAAAATTCAGGAAAAATATTGGTAACATCATCTATTGCCGCCTATGCATCAGCACCTTATATGTCTACATATTATGCTACCAAAGCTTATGAATACCGTTTAGTTCGTGGATACCAACAAGAATTAAAACTTATGAAGAGCAAAGTCAGTATATCTTTATTATGTCCAGGACCAGTTGCAACTTCTTTTGAAAAAACAGCAAATTGTGATTTT contains:
- a CDS encoding pseudouridine-5'-phosphate glycosidase (product inferred by homology to UniProt); amino-acid sequence: MNIKDFQIKDYSGVPAVALETTIISHGMPYPQNVETALAVEEEIRKAGAVPVTIGILDGKIRVGMTEDEIREFGLRHDIMKCSRRDLAYCIANKKSGATTVAATMMLAKLAGIKVFATGGIGGVHRGAQETMDISADLDEFAKTPVNVVCAGPKAILDIPLTMEYLETKGIPVMSYKSETIPMFFTRESKYKAPMTVNSPKEIADIIKVNETLGFNMGSLICNPIPEEYSLDGEYIEKEIEKAIEEMNKLGIKGKEVTPFLLSKIVKLTEGKSLEANIALIKNNAYLAGLIAKELL
- a CDS encoding kR domain protein (product inferred by homology to UniProt), encoding MKALITGGTSGIGKEIANILDEKGYELLIVGSRSNYDVSQYKKASYIACDLVCQSEIKKLIEIIDNDNFDIFIDNAGFGDFGSFLTTDDEKEIKMIDLNCKAMQILLKAMLRKMYEKNSGKILVTSSIAAYASAPYMSTYYATKAYEYRLVRGYQQELKLMKSKVSISLLCPGPVATSFEKTANCDFSMKPQSPKYIAAIAVKNLLKNKKVILPSVKIKMLAFLSKIVPENIVLITTTKSAKKRGK